In the genome of Quercus robur chromosome 3, dhQueRobu3.1, whole genome shotgun sequence, one region contains:
- the LOC126717879 gene encoding pentatricopeptide repeat-containing protein At4g19191, mitochondrial-like, producing the protein MVKHPVTPFLNQFLNFSTISQWNSSIREAVNHGYAHKALTLFCQMKQNGVEPNNWTFPFLAKACTKVSNFKCSQIIHSHVMKSPFWSDVFVQTAMVDMYVKCNQLDDAYNLFVRMSMRDVASWNAILHGFAQSGFLDRVSHLLHDMRFSGIQPDSVTVMGLTRAVLHTKSLKLVKSLHSFAIQIGIDVDVLLANTWIAAYAKCGDLGLAEVVFNEIDIVTRTVVSWNSMIAGCANFANFFGAVNYYKCMLHEGFRPDLSTIVSLLSSCVQPEALFQGMLIHSHGIKLGCDLYICVVNTLVSMYSKCGDVDSARFLFDSMSDRTCVSWTVMISGYAEKGDMNEALTLFNAMEAAGDIPDLVTMLSLISGCGQIGALELGKWIDNYSMSNGLKDNLIICNAFIDMYAKCGCINDARDLFYAIPVRSLVSWTTMIAGCALNGEFTKALNLFSQMVELGLKPNHITFLAALQACSHGGLLEKGWEYFGMMTRKYNINPGVDHYSCMVDLLGRRGKLKEALEFIHLMPIKPDAGIWGALLGACKVHCNVEIGEYVSHLLFELEPQVAVPYAEMANIYASKGRWDGVAAIRTMMKSNKVRKSPGQSLVQVKGKTHIFTVEHRDHPEGRLIYMMLDSLNLHLKKARLQLSSEADMNCSEATFFSS; encoded by the coding sequence ATGGTCAAACATCCTGTTACTCCCTTTCTCAACCAGTTTTTGAATTTCTCAACCATCAGTCAATGGAACTCCAGCATCAGAGAAGCTGTGAACCATGGTTATGCTCACAAAGCCCTCACTCTCTTCTGTCAAATGAAGCAAAATGGCGTGGAACCAAACAATTGGACATTCCCCTTTCTAGCAAAAGCGTGTACCAAGGTCTCCAATTTCAAATGTTCCCAAATCATTCACAGCCATGTCATGAAATCTCCATTTTGGTCCGATGTCTTTGTGCAGACAGCAATGGTTGACATGTATGTCAAATGCAATCAGTTAGATGATGCGTACAATTTGTTTGTGAGGATGTCCATGAGGGATGTGGCTTCTTGGAATGCAATACTTCATGGGTTTGCTCAATCGGGTTTTCTTGATAGAGTGTCACATCTTTTGCATGATATGAGGTTTTCAGGGATTCAGCCTGACTCGGTTACAGTCATGGGGTTAACTCGGGCAGTTTTGCATACAAAGAGTTTGAAATTGGTGAAATCACTTCATTCGTTTGCAATTCAAATTGGCATAGATGTTGATGTTCTGCTTGCTAACACTTGGATTGCTGCGTATGCCAAATGCGGTGACTTGGGGTTGGCAGAGGTGGTATTTAATGAAATTGACATAGTTACAAGGACTGTTGTCTCCTGGAACTCCATGATTGCAGGGTGTGCAAATTTTGCGAATTTCTTTGGCGCTGTTAATTATTACAAATGCATGCTGCATGAAGGATTTAGACCTGATTTAAGCACCATTGTTAGTCTACTTTCATCATGTGTGCAACCGGAGGCACTATTTCAAGGTATGCTGATTCATTCTCATGGAATCAAATTGGGCTGTGATCTCTATATATGTGTGGTCAATACTCTTGTCTCTATGTACTCCAAGTGTGGAGATGTGGATTCTGCAAGATTTTTGTTTGACAGCATGTCTGATAGAACTTGTGTTTCATGGACTGTTATGATTAGTGGTTATGCTGAAAAAGGGGATATGAATGAGGCATTGACCTTGTTTAATGCCATGGAAGCCGCTGGTGATATACCAGATTTAGTTACCATGCTTTCTTTGATCTCAGGTTGTGGACAAATAGGGGCACTTGAGCTTGGAAAATGGATTGATAACTATTCTATGTCAAATGGATTAAAAGATAATCTAATCATTTGCAATGCATTCATTGACATGTATGCAAAGTGTGGTTGTATAAATGACGCTCGAGATCTCTTCTATGCCATTCCTGTGAGAAGTCTTGTCTCTTGGACAACTATGATTGCAGGTTGTGCTTTAAATGGAGAATTTACAAAAGCTTTGAACCTTTTCTCTCAAATGGTGGAGTTGGGATTGAAACCAAATCACATTACATTTCTTGCTGCTCTTCAAGCTTGTAGTCATGGAGGTTTGCTTGAGAAAGGGTGGGAGTACTTTGGTATGATgactagaaaatataatataaatccTGGAGTAGACCATTATTCCTGTATGGTAGATCTTCTTGGACGAAGAGGAAAACTAAAGGAAGCACTGGAGTTCATTCACCTCATGCCTATCAAGCCTGATGCGGGCATATGGGGTGCATTGCTTGGTGCTTGCAAGGTTCACTGTaatgtagagattggtgaaTATGTGTCACATCTTCTCTTTGAATTGGAGCCCCAGGTGGCGGTTCCATATGCGGAGATGGCTAACATATATGCATCAAAAGGAAGGTGGGATGGGGTTGCGGCAATAAGAACAATGATGAAATCTAACAAAGTGAGAAAATCTCCTGGACAAAGCCTCGTTCAAGTAAAAGGGAAGACTCATATATTTACAGTTGAACATAGAGATCATCCTGAAGGCAGGcttatatatatgatgttggATTCTTTAAATTTGCATTTGAAGAAAGCAAGATTGCAACTTTCATCTGAAGCTGATATGAATTGCAGTGAAGCCACATTCTTTTCAAGTTGA